Proteins from a genomic interval of Rosa chinensis cultivar Old Blush chromosome 2, RchiOBHm-V2, whole genome shotgun sequence:
- the LOC112183920 gene encoding uncharacterized protein LOC112183920: MDYDLPDEGIEAFHWLYERLSSYLVEKEAYDCVATLEIVNEEFSDQEKEDKEEIQLAPATLDDTPPKRAMNLIFHDFLGKISEVYIDDVVVKSKQLGDHITDLRKVFKRMRLHKLKMNPAKCVFGVQAGDFLGFIVHQRGIEVLENKGSAVINASSPHTKKELQ; encoded by the exons ATGGATTATGACCTTCCAGatgaagggatagaggccttccactggCTGTACGAAAGACTATCCTCTTACCTGGtagaaaaagaggcctatgattgTGTCGCGACCTTGGAAATTGTCAACGAGGAATTCTCtgaccaagaaaaagaagacaaaGAAGAGATTCAGCTGGCTCCAGCAACGCTGGATGACACCCCTCCGAAG agagccatgaacctgattttCCACGACTTTCTGGGGAAGATTTcagaggtttacattgatgatgtGGTCGTTAAGTCTAAGCAGCTTGGGGATCACATCACAGATCTCAGGAAAGTCTTCAAGCGAATGCGGCtgcacaagctcaagatgaaccccGCCAAGTGCGTTTTCggagttcaagcaggagattttctggGCTTCATCGTCCATCAAAGAGGGATTGAGGTCCTTGAGAATAAGGGAAGCGCAGTCATCAACGCCTCTTCCCCGCACACAAAGAAAGAGTTACAATGA